One genomic window of Leptospira paudalimensis includes the following:
- a CDS encoding GNAT family N-acetyltransferase yields the protein MSLSFQRLGEVHLPEILTWEKLCFPGEEWTDKMIQTHLEFHVAFGIGDQNIQCYALVCETPWEIEIFRIATLPNFRKLGLAKQLLEHLFKEFPKKEFFLEVKESNEPAIKLYLSVGFNELERRKKYYPDGSTAVLMKRNPIE from the coding sequence ATGTCTCTTAGTTTTCAGAGGTTGGGTGAAGTCCATTTGCCAGAGATCCTTACTTGGGAAAAACTATGTTTTCCAGGTGAAGAATGGACAGATAAGATGATCCAAACTCATTTGGAATTCCATGTCGCATTTGGCATAGGTGACCAAAATATACAATGTTATGCGTTAGTTTGTGAGACACCTTGGGAAATTGAAATTTTCCGAATCGCTACATTACCCAACTTTAGAAAGTTAGGCCTAGCAAAACAATTGTTAGAACACTTATTTAAAGAATTCCCAAAAAAGGAATTTTTTTTAGAAGTGAAAGAATCAAACGAACCAGCAATCAAACTCTATTTGTCTGTTGGTTTTAATGAACTTGAGAGACGTAAAAAATACTATCCGGACGGATCAACTGCCGTTCTAATGAAGAGGAATCCCATCGAATGA